DNA from Actinomycetota bacterium:
AACTCGCTTTGATGACTGTTGCACCGCATTCGGTGGCAACCTCGGCGGTCTGATCGGAGGACTCGTGGTCCATCACGATGAGCTCGTCGACCAGCGGCTGGGCATCCATGAGTTCGCGCTTGATGCGCAACAAGATTGGAGCGATAGTTGCGGCCTCATTGCGGGCCGGAATGCACACACTGATGCGGCGATCGCCTTTGCTGGCAACGAGTTCAGCAACGGCGAGATCAGAGATCAATCGCAGAGGGCGTACGGACGCCATGCTCGCTCCTTCCGGGCCGTTGAAGAATCGCGTTGTGTCGCGGCACCAAGAGTCTCATATGCGAGCTGATGGCTACTTGGGAGCAGACCGGGCAAGCGAACTGTGACTACACGGCAGGAAGGACGCGACCAAATCCTGAGAGGTGCTTTGCATACCAGTCGTCGTAGATGCCGGAGACCTTGACGCGCTCGCCAGCACGGGGTGAATGCACCATCTTTCCGGCGCCGATATACACGCCAACATGGTGGACGCCACGCTTGAAGAAGAAGACCAGATCCCCTGGCATCACACTTTTCCCAGAGATCTTGGTTGCGGTTCGGTACTGAGTAAATGATGTGCGCGTGATGTTCTTGCCGGCTGCCATGCGGTAGACGTAACTGGTCAGACCGGAACAGTCGAAGGAGTTGGGTCCTACCTGACCGGCAGAGTACTTGTCACCGATCTGGGCGCGAGCAATCTTCACGATGCGAGAGCGCGTCATCATCATTCGAGCCCGTGCCAGCAGGGTGGGGGAGGTCTTTGCCGCGACAACCCCAGAGCGCATGCTCGTCTTGAGCGCACCAATGCCATTGCTTGGCGTCCCGGCACCTGTCACGGGGGAGAGCTCAGTAGGGGCAGCCGAAGCGCTGCTGTCGCCGAATCCCATCGTGGCCACAAGCAAGGCGCCAGTAACGGCGCCTGTCATGACTCGATTCGATCGAGCTGTTCGGACTGACACGTGTCGTACCCCTTTGGTCTGGCGGCGGGAGGCCGGGTTCCTTCGGTGGTGAGGTCGAGATCGGACGGGCAGCCAAGCTTTTTTGGCGGCCCTGACCGTTCCACGAATTCGAGACGCTATGGCGACAAGAATGAGAAGCACCTCCCCCGTGCCCGCATTTCGGACGGTCCCTTGGCGTCGTGTGGGATGGATCACAGGACCAAAGGCCTATTCGCAACGTCAGTCACACCTGTCACTTGCGCAAATCAGACACCACGGACATGCCGAATTGGGCGGACAACTGGATCGGGGCTTGCCAGCCGTCCAGCGTTCCGCGCCCAGCTTGGACCCGTACTCTTGCCCGGTGGATCAGCCGCGCACAGCCCTCGCCAAAGGCCTGGTCTTCGTAGGTATTGCGACCTTGGTCGGCAACGGCGCCGCGTACGCGCTGTCGATGACCGCGGCGCGTGTTCTGGATCCGGCCCAATTCGGGGCCTTTGGGGCCCTCATGGGTGTCCTGATCATCGTTTCAACCCTGTCGATCGCTCTGCAGACTGTCACCGCTCGCCGAGTGGCGGTTGCCACGACGGATCGAGCTGAGGTCGAGGGGCAGTCGGTTCGCTTGGCGGTGTACATCGCTGCTGCGATCTTGATCATCGGGATTCTTGCCGCTTGGCCCGTCAGTGGGCTGCTGGCGATTCCATATTCCGCAATGGTCATCGGTTTGGGCTCACTCGCCTTCGTCGTGCTTGGCACTGCGTCCTTGGGTATCGCCCAAGGCCGTGAGGAGCACCTGCGGTTCAGTTCGGGCTTCATTGCCAATGGCGCGAGCCGGGCCATCTTCGGTATCGCCTTCTTGGTCATCTTCGGCAGCATTGAAGCCGCTGCGCTGGGCATCATGATTGGTTGCGCATTCGGTGCGCTGGTGAGTTACCGCATCATTTGCCCTGGGACCTGGGGCTCGTCAATCTCCACTGGATCGCTGCCGGAGTTTGGCCATGTTGCCCACGCACTCGTCGTGCTCTTCACGCTGACCAACGTCGATGTCCTGCTCGCCCGCGTCTTTCTGACTGAGTCCGAATCAGGCGAATACTCCGTCGGTGTTCTGCTTGCCAAGATCGCCTTCTTCTTGCCCAATGCCATCATCATCGTGCTGTTCCCGAAGATGACCTCGGGCGACAACCGGCGTGCGGTTTTCATCGCTACCGGATTGACGGCGATTCTTGGCGCCGTCATCACTCTGTTCAGCCTGTTCTTTGGCCCCTTTGTTATCCGGGTGCTCGGCGGGGCGCAGTACATCGACCTAGGTCTTGGCGAGAGCGCTTGGCGCTTTGCGCTTGAAGGTTCGGCTTTCGCGCTTGTCCAGGTGCTGCTCTATGCCCGTCTTGCTGCGCAGGACAGGCGTGCGGTGCTGCTGGTGTGGGCCGCGCTGGTCGTGCTCGTGCTGAGTGTCTCCTTGTGGTTCCACGACTCTGTAGAGCAGATTGTGTCGACGGTGGTCGTGGTCTCACTGGTCCTGACTGCCGTGGGCTTGCTCATGGATCGGCGCACAACACCAAAGGGCATGCACATGGTTCCTATTGAGGCTGCTGAGTAGTTCCAGCTCAAGTGCTCAGAGCAGAAACTGGCGAACCCAGACGCCTAGGTGCTCTGCGCAGTCGTCGACTGACTCTCTCCAGCTACTGGCTGCCCCAGCACCAGCCTCGTCGCTGACACGTTTGACGATGCGGACTGGAATGTCCGCCGCCAATGCGGCCCGAGCCACGGCGTAGCCCTCCATGTCGACCAAGTCTGAGTGCTCTGACAGAAGTGCGCGGACTGCTGGATCAGCAATAAAGGCATCACCAGTCGTCAAGGTCAGTCCAGCGCCCCCAAGATCAACCGGCAGGCCAAAGTGCAGGCCAACGAGGTCAAACAGCGACTCATCATCGAGATCATGCTGGGTGACCCGACTGATCACATGCGTGCCGATGAGATCCTCTGCAAGGGCGCCCGCCGTGCCGAGGTTGATGACTTCACTTGGTGAGCTCTGACCCAGAATCGTGGCGACTGCCACAGCCGCGTTCACCTTGCCCGCGCCCGTGACGAGTATCGGCAACTCGCTCACATGAAGGTGCGCTGCCTCCTCCTCCAGGGCGACAACAAGCAGAGGGCGGTCACTTGAAATCGTCCGATGCAGTCGCACGGGCCTCACGCTAACGTGAGGCTTCAACATCAGGAGGCGGTCCATGCGCATGCCCACTCTGAGGATGACCTCAGCGGTGCGAAAGGTAGTGATCGTGCTGCTGGTGCTCGCCGTCGGCGCCGCAGGCTTCCTGCTTGCTCGCGCCACCACCCCCTCCTCTCCAGACGCGATTCCGGTGGGGGGCGATGCAAACTCCACCGCTTCCCCCGTGCCTGACCCGACTGTCGCAACGCCAACTCCGCTTTCGCCTGACGTGTCGGCTATTAGTCAAGGGCAGGTCAGCTCAACGACCTTCCAGGCCGCTGACGACCTCCCGAACGCTTCTTCAGTCGCAGTTGGCTACCGCATTGCAACTGGCAAGCTGAAGCCCCAGCAGTTGGCCGCTGTGATTGCACAGCAGTTCGGCGTGCT
Protein-coding regions in this window:
- a CDS encoding NlpC/P60 family protein, with product MTGAVTGALLVATMGFGDSSASAAPTELSPVTGAGTPSNGIGALKTSMRSGVVAAKTSPTLLARARMMMTRSRIVKIARAQIGDKYSAGQVGPNSFDCSGLTSYVYRMAAGKNITRTSFTQYRTATKISGKSVMPGDLVFFFKRGVHHVGVYIGAGKMVHSPRAGERVKVSGIYDDWYAKHLSGFGRVLPAV
- a CDS encoding nucleosidase, with product MRLHRTISSDRPLLVVALEEEAAHLHVSELPILVTGAGKVNAAVAVATILGQSSPSEVINLGTAGALAEDLIGTHVISRVTQHDLDDESLFDLVGLHFGLPVDLGGAGLTLTTGDAFIADPAVRALLSEHSDLVDMEGYAVARAALAADIPVRIVKRVSDEAGAGAASSWRESVDDCAEHLGVWVRQFLL